One window from the genome of Magnolia sinica isolate HGM2019 chromosome 4, MsV1, whole genome shotgun sequence encodes:
- the LOC131244008 gene encoding vacuolar cation/proton exchanger 3-like: protein MGSVYEGGRLECGNLKGSSMEIRQGRTVHNMSSSSLRKKSELALLSKLSCGPLKQLLANLQEVLFGTKLSFLFPAIPLAVVAHFYNFGRPWIFALSLLGLAPLAERLSFLTEQIAVYTGPTVGGLVNATCGNATELIIALLALHKGKIEVLKWSLLGSVISNLLLVLGSSLFLGGLVNLRNEQKFDRKQAHANSGLLFLALVCHILPLMFKHASDNDARTVNHILQLSRASSIIMLLAYIAYLFFQLKTHRQLFEAQEEDDDSHDTTPEEESVIGFFSAFVWMVGMTAVIALLSEYIVGTIEAASESWGISVSFISIILLPIVGNAAEHASAIIFAFKNKLDISLGVALGSATQIAMFAVPFSVTVAWIMGIQMDLDFNLMETGSLFVSVLLTAFTLQDGTSHYLKGLVLLLCYIVIGAWFLVLRTPLQRHTNVVKLGDEPSPTGEVAV, encoded by the exons ATGGGATCTGTGTACGAGGGAGGGAGATTGGAGTGTGGTAACCTCAAGGGGTCGAGCATGGAGATCAGGCAAGGTAGGACGGTCCATAACATGTCATCCTCCTCTCTTCGGAAGAAATCGGAACTTGCACTGCTCTCCAAGCTCAGCTGTGGTCCACTGAAGCAGCTGCTTGCAAACCTTCAGGAGGTTTTATTCGGGACTAAGCTTTCTTTTCTCTTCCCTGCTATTCCTCTGGCTGTCGTCGCTCATTTCTATAATTTTGGAAGA CCATGGATATTTGCTTTGAGCTTGCTAGGGCTCGCTCCACTTGCCGAGCGTCTTAGCTTTCTCACAGA GCAAATTGCGGTTTATACTGGCCCAACTG TTGGGGGACTCGTGAATGCAACATGCGGAAATGCAACAGAACTAATTATAGCTCTGCTAGCTTTGCATAAAGGGAAGATAGAGGTGCTGAAGTGGTCTCTTTTGGGTTCTGTCATCTCTAATCTACTACTTGTTCTTGGCTCTTCTCTTTTCCTGGGAGGACTTGTAAACCTCAGAAACGAACAAAAATTCGATAGA AAGCAAGCGCATGCTAATTCTGGCCTTCTCTTCTTGGCTTTGGTGTGCCACATACTGCCTTTGATGTTCAAACATGCCTCTGACAATGACGCCAGGACTGTCAATCACATTCTTCAACTGTCTAGAGCAAGCAGCATTATCATGCTTCTCGCTTACATCGCCTATCTCTTCTTCCAATTGAAGACCCATAGACAGCTCTTCGAAGCACAAGAG GAAGACGATGACAGTCATGATACCACGCCCGAGGAAGAGTCAGTAATTGGATTCTTCAGTGCAtttgtttggatggtgggcatGACAGCTGTCATTGCTCTTTTATCTGAATATATTGTAGGTACAATAGAG GCTGCATCTGAATCTTGGGGTATTTCTGTCAGCTTCATTAGTATAATTTTGCTACCAATCGTTGGAAATGCAGCAGAACACGCCAGTGCAATCATATTCGCTTTCAAGAACAAGCTG GACATATCTTTAGGTGTTGCTTTGGGGTCTGCTACTCAGATTGCTATGTTTGCG GTTCCTTTTAGCGTAACTGTTGCATGGATTATGGGCATCCAAATGGATCTTGACTTCAACCTCATGGAGACTGGATCACTTTTCGTATCAGTTCTTCTAACAGCCTTCACTTTACAG GATGGAACTTCGCACTATCTTAAAGGATTAGTTCTCCTCCTTTGCTACATTGTTATTGGTGCGTGGTTTTTGGTTCTTAGAACTCCCCTGCAAA GACACACAAATGTTGTCAAGCTCGGCGATGAACCATCACCTACAGGGGAGGTGGCAGTTTAG